One Phaseolus vulgaris cultivar G19833 chromosome 11, P. vulgaris v2.0, whole genome shotgun sequence genomic window carries:
- the LOC137837388 gene encoding uncharacterized protein, whose protein sequence is MTTECVEKRLHQMMGEALRDSLGQYKSEAGVAKDQVQQLKRDFTMRGLEFSRLENALKEELRSERKNSAELDQKLSAKLSEVTELEGKLVHQQEKIAGLEETLKAKGAYADELEAKSIEREDLLGKIKANMDQKAKELSEKEKELSESTTKLAQALEENEKLKKQSEELDLNAANVLTSGFGAALEQFACAYPDLDLSQFSICHEVVDGKIIPSD, encoded by the coding sequence ATGACCACCGAGTGCGTAGAGAAACGCCTTCACCAGATGATGGGCGAGGCTTTAAGGGACTCCTTGGGCCAGTATAAATCCGAAGCTGGTGTTGCGAAGGACCAAGTCCAACAACTTAAGCGTGATTTTACGATGCGGGGATTGGAGTTTTCGCGGTTAGAGAATGCTCTGAAGGAGGAGTTGCGGAGCGAACGTAAAAACAGCGCTGAACTAGACCAAAAGCTCAGCGCCAAACTCTCAGAGGTCACTGAACTCGAGGGCAAACTCGTGCATCAACAGGAGAAGATAGCGGGCCTtgaggagactctcaaagctaaGGGGGCTTACGCGGATGAGCTCGAGGCCAAGTCAATTGAGAGGGAGGATCTGCTGGGTAAAATCAAAGCTAACATGGACCAAAAGGCCAAGGAACTgagcgagaaagagaaagagctGAGTGAATCTACAACAAAGCTTGCCCAGGCGCTTGAGGAGAACGAAAAGCTGAAGAAGCAAAGTGAAGAACTCGACCTCAACGCCGCAAACGTTCTGACTTCCGGGTTTGGCGCGGCTTTGGAGCAGTTCGCCTGTGCTTACCCCGACTTGGACCTCTCCCAGTTCTCGATTTGCCATGAAGTGGTAGACGGCAAGATTATACCCTCAGATTAA
- the LOC137837404 gene encoding uncharacterized protein, producing MVRIPNEAFGHHINNCLALGYQLDELVKNGFLKDYLMEKQAGRPPGGSEGQQHEAPVLGEIHTIAGGFSGGECTASQRKRYARSVMSVEVFEDHSPDVDITFTKEDLRDVVPHDNDPIVISLVTAGRTVHRVLVYQGSSADVMFWPTFERLQLSTDQLRPYGGCLYGFAGDQVEVRGYIELRTTFTDGIASRMEKIKYLVVNAPSAYNILLGRPTLNRIGAVPSTRHMKVKLPSMEGVIVTIRSDQEEAKRCYENSLKNRRSVCHVTTTPPLDTKDTQEGRRTVDAATGGTAEGDAGMDLTLEVAIDGDVTMGDVELEPENNAGVEEEESSPEATRESSIVRALLTSERRPRPVGDWLEREIGGKVFKLVKNLDDGTQEQIAKKSNGKWRMCVDFTDLNKACPKDSYPLPSIDALVDSAAGCKLLSFLDAFSGYNQIKMHPMDEEKTAFMTEKSCYCYKVMPFGLKNAGATYQRLMDKVLAPMLGRNVQAYVDDMVVTSLEKNQHIADLEELFVTIAKYKLKLNPEKCIFGVEA from the exons ATGGTGCGAATTCCAAACGAGGCGTTCGGGCACCATATCAACAACTGTCTGGCGCTTGGCTATCAAttggatgagctcgtgaagaatggcttcctgaaggattacttgatGGAGAAACAGGCGGGACGACCACCAGGCGGCAGTGAGGGACAGCAGCACGAGGCGCCCGTCCTCGGtgaaatccacaccatagctggtgggtTCTCGGGTGGCGAGTGTACGGCGTCGCAGCGtaagaggtatgcgaggtccgtaatgtcagtggaagttttcgaggatCATTCgcccgatgtggacatcacATTCACTAAGGAAGACCTCAGGGATGTTGTGccgcatgacaacgatcccattgtgatCTCGCTCGTCACGGCAGGAAGAACGGTTCATCGGGTCTTGGTCtatcaagggagctcggcagacgtgatgttctggccgaccttCGAAAGGTTACAACTATCCACAGATCAattgaggccatatgggggtTGCTTATACGGTTTTGCAGGCGATCAAGTCGAAGTCAGGGgatacattgagttgagaacgacgttcacagatgggATCGCCTCGCGCatggagaaaatcaaataccttgtcgtgaacgccccttcagcgTATAATATCCTACtaggaaggccaacactcaatagaaTAGGAGCTGTACCTtccacgaggcacatgaaggtcaaattACCTTCAATGGAAGGGGTAATCGTCACCATCCGATCTGACCAAGAGGAGGCAAAGAGatgttatgaaaacagcctcaagaacaggcGATCAGTATGCCATGTGACCACGACACCGCCTCTCGATACGAAGGATACGCAGGAAGGCCGACGGACCGTGGATGCGGCGACAGGAGGAACCGCCGAAGGCGACGCGGGTATGGACTTGACGTTGGAGGTAGCCATAGACGGCGACGTAACCATGGGAGATGTCGAGTTGGAGCCTGAGAATAACGCTGGAGTAGAAGAAGAGGAAAGCAGCCCGGAGGCCACCAGGGAGTCAAGCATTGTGAGAGCATTGCTCACTAGCGAGAGGAGGCCTCGCCCAGTTGGAGattggctcgagagggagatcggtgGTAAAGTTTTCAAGTTGGTGAAAAATCTAGACGACGGGACACAGGAGcaaatcgccaag aagagcaatgggaaatggcgaatgtgtgtcgacttcacagatctaaataaagcctgtccaaaggattcctatcctttgccaagtattgacgccctagtggacagcgcaGCAGGGTGTAAATTGTTGAGTTTCTTGGACgcgttctcggggtacaaccaaattaagatgcaccccatggacgaggaaaaaactgccttcatgacggagaagtcttgctattgctacaaagtgatgccttttgggctgaagaacgcgggagcCACGTATCAGAGATTGATGGATAAAGTGCTTGCACCTATGCTCGGGAgaaacgtgcaagcttacgtcgacgATATGGTCGTAACATCCCTGGAAAAGAACCAGCATATAGCCGACTTAGAGGAGCTGTTCGTTACGATAGCCAAATACAAgctaaagctgaaccccgagaagtgcatttttggcgtagaAGCCTGA
- the LOC137837411 gene encoding uncharacterized protein, protein MAARPARARSEEMTLQQLMGMVHGLQDAVAASKVEQERMQANLTASQVRSEELHRTNEELRHRWRGRDEPEAASPPREFTTPFSQAILETAIPNTFTGPKATFTGMEDPEAHLTAFHTQMLLVGGSDAVRCKLFMSTLTGMAMDWFISLPEGHVTSFAQLSKLFREQYLANRTPAPVSYDLFDVKQFQGETLKEYKSRFGAQVVKVGTKEEPMIVYAFKKGVRPGSFSKTLNRSRPKTFTEIRRQAVEHIASEGETYEKCTTTVPARPKAQIRTQPVRVHQAVTERKHFDRKRAYEPRRTQPKSRVEDGREASKPPRHNFVMELKDLIAIPSIADRLRPPIKADKVLGPRKE, encoded by the coding sequence ATGGCCGCCCGACCagcacgcgctaggagtgaagagatgaccctaCAACAGCTCATGGGGATGGTGCATGGGCTGCAAGACGCAGTGGCAGCCTCGAAAGtagaacaggaacgcatgcaggcgaaCCTCACAGCTTCTCAAGTGAGAAGCGAGGAACTCCACCGCACCAACGAGGAGTTACGTCATAGATGGCGTGGCAGAGACGAACCGGAGGCTGCATCCCCACCCAGGGAATTCACAACACCATTTTCACAGGCAATCTTGGAGACGGCAATTCCCAATACGTTCACAGGACCCAAAGCGACCTTCACGGGAATGGAGGATCCAGAAGCACACCTCACGGCGTTCCATACACAGATGTTGCTGGTAGGTGGTTCAGACGCTGTTAGgtgcaagcttttcatgagcaccctgacagggatggccatggactggttcatcagcctccccgAGGGCCACGTCACGTCCTTCGCCCAACTTTCAAAACTGTTTAGAGAACAGTACCTAGCCAACAGAACTCCCGCCCCAGTCTCGTACGATCTTTTCGACGTCAAGCAGTTCCAAGGTGAAACCCTAAAGGAGTACAAAAGccgctttggggcacaggtggtgaaagtgggcaccaaggaggaacccatgattgtgtacgcattcaagaagggagTACGTCCCGGATCTTTCAGTAAAACGCTTAACCGCAGTCGCCCCAAAACCTTCACTGAGATAAGGCGACAAGCGGTAGAACATATCGCCTCGGAAGGCGAAACGTACGAGAAATGTACAACCACTGTGCCAGCGCGCCCCAAGGCACAGATACGCACGCAGCCTGTTCGGGTTCACCAAGCCGTTACAGAAAGGAAACACTTTGACAGGAAACGCGCTTACGAGCCACGAAGGACTCAACCTAAGAGTCGAGTAGAGGACGGGAGAGAAGCGAGCAAACCACCAAGACACAACTTCGTGATGGAACTCAAAGATCTGATTGCGATACCTAGCATAGCCGACAGGTTGCGGCCACCGATTAAAGCtgacaaggtgttggggcctcgcAAGGAGTAA
- the LOC137837429 gene encoding uncharacterized protein, with product MEGVIVTIRSDQEEAKRCYENSLKNRRSVCHVTTTPPLGAKDAQESQRAMDAATRGTGEGDVGMDVTLEAATKGDVTMGDVELKPENNAGVEEEENCPEAARESSIVRALLASERRPRPVGDWLEREIGGKTFKLGKNLDDGTQEQIAKVIGRHLDAFAWSTSDMPGIDPDFLCHRLAMDPQVRPVRKRRRKFNEKRRQAIRDETQKLLEAGHIKEIQYPEWLANVVLVKKSNGKWRMCVDFTDLNKACPKDSYPLPSIDALVDSAAGCKLLSS from the coding sequence ATGGAAGGGGTAATCGTCACCATCCGATCTGACCAAGAGGAGGCAAAGAGatgttatgaaaacagcctcaagaacaggcGATCAGTGTGCCATGTGACCACAACACCGCCTCTTGGTGCGAAGGATGCGCAGGAAAGCCAACGGGCCATGGATGCGGCGACAAGGGGAACCGGCGAAGGCGACGTGGGTATGGACGTGACATTGGAAGCAGCCACCAAGGGCGACGTAACCATGGGAGATGTCGAGTTGAAGCCGGAGAACAACGCTGGAgtagaggaagaggaaaactGCCCGGAGGCCGCCAGGGAGTCAAGCATTGTGAGAGCATTGCTCGCTAGCGAGAGGAGGCCTCGCCCAGTTGGAGattggctcgagagggagatcggcgGTAAAACTTTCAAGTTGGGGAAAAATTTAGACGACGGGACACAGGAACAGATCGCCAAAGTGATAGGtaggcatctggacgcgttcgcGTGGTCTACCTCAgatatgccaggaatcgaccccgattttttATGTCATCGTCTAGCAATGGACCCTCAAGTCAGACCAGTccgaaaaagaagaagaaaattcaatgaaaaaaggagacaggcgatcagagaTGAAACGCAAAAACTCCTCGAGGCAGGCCACATCAAGGAGATACAGTATCcggaatggctcgccaatgttgtattggtaaagaagagcaatgggaaatggcgaatgtgtgtcgacttcacagatctaAACAAAGCCTGTCCGaaggattcctatcctttgccaagtatagacgccTTAGTGGACAGCgcagcagggtgtaagttgttgagttctTAG